In the genome of Spirochaetia bacterium, one region contains:
- a CDS encoding PfkB family carbohydrate kinase produces MFSMLCIGDNVVDINYDRKKIYPGGNCVNVSVYVRSLGYDAAYVGVLADDAYAKLVRDVLDSHHIDRSLCPIKHGETGRCSCKTINGDRILTDENDLGLVKSSPLLISDAILRFARDFSLIHTSCYSFIDGQLEKLKGLGIPLIYDFSDLWDEKKIAAVCPNCTYALFSVGNLDNFNQNKQLLKQVVDKFNCELSIATLGADGAWVYYHDKEFFLFPYNRSGKVFDTTGCGDAWISGFIATYQCERDKYRSYTTAGTSDFHLSDDDENDFSNGLIPYCMHVGNYCAAKIAKTDGALGYFVPFADWEE; encoded by the coding sequence ATGTTTTCAATGTTATGCATAGGAGATAATGTCGTCGATATCAACTATGACAGGAAAAAGATTTATCCTGGCGGCAATTGTGTCAATGTTTCGGTGTATGTTCGTTCTCTGGGATATGATGCGGCCTATGTCGGTGTATTAGCTGATGATGCCTATGCCAAATTAGTAAGGGATGTACTTGATTCCCATCATATAGACCGTAGTCTGTGTCCTATCAAACACGGAGAAACCGGACGTTGTAGCTGCAAGACAATCAATGGGGATCGAATCCTTACCGATGAGAATGATCTTGGCTTGGTCAAGTCATCACCGCTTTTGATTTCTGATGCTATCCTTCGTTTTGCAAGAGATTTTAGTCTAATCCATACAAGTTGCTATAGTTTCATTGATGGGCAGCTTGAAAAACTGAAAGGACTAGGAATCCCGCTTATCTATGATTTTTCTGATTTGTGGGATGAAAAGAAAATTGCAGCAGTTTGTCCGAATTGTACCTATGCTCTCTTTTCTGTTGGAAATCTGGACAATTTTAATCAAAATAAACAATTGCTTAAGCAAGTAGTCGATAAGTTCAATTGTGAGCTTTCGATTGCAACATTAGGAGCAGACGGAGCGTGGGTCTATTACCATGACAAGGAATTCTTCCTGTTTCCGTATAACCGATCGGGAAAAGTATTTGATACGACCGGATGTGGTGATGCATGGATTTCCGGTTTCATTGCTACATATCAATGTGAAAGAGACAAATATAGGTCATATACCACTGCAGGTACATCCGATTTTCATCTTTCCGATGATGATGAGAATGATTTTTCCAATGGTCTGATACCTTACTGTATGCATGTAGGAAACTATTGCGCTGCAAAGATTGCAAAAACTGACGGGGCTTTGGGATATTTTGTTCCTTTTGCTGATTGGGAGGAATAA
- a CDS encoding SIS domain-containing protein, producing MFNFDESRYASVVNNAIALRPQIEAAVDEICKQGYSNIFFVGCGGTYAHSLPMKYWLDSSSMIENHAVIAAEFMAMGHKRFSKDSICIFSSRSGNTKEIVEAAQFCKEAGARTMVYVSNDDTPVCKFADYKFYSFAEDDCLSEAIYSYMIFAIARFMKNAGEFQDYDKFMEEYEQLTPFLLKAKEQYEPKAKQVAENLKDDTYHMVVGSGMLWGEAYDYAMCILEEMQWLKTKSIHAAEFFHGTLELVEKDMSIIMLYGEDETEPLMDRVKKFASTITDRINIFDTSVVELPFSCAVYRKIVSPLVIYAILERLSCYLEEVRHHKLTIRRYYRQMEY from the coding sequence ATGTTTAATTTTGATGAGTCACGGTACGCAAGTGTTGTGAACAATGCGATTGCACTGCGGCCACAGATTGAGGCTGCTGTCGATGAGATATGCAAGCAGGGATATTCAAATATCTTTTTTGTCGGTTGCGGGGGAACGTATGCACATTCTCTTCCAATGAAGTACTGGCTTGATTCTTCTTCGATGATTGAAAACCATGCAGTCATTGCAGCAGAGTTCATGGCGATGGGACACAAACGTTTTAGCAAGGACAGTATCTGTATTTTTTCTTCCAGAAGCGGTAATACAAAGGAAATTGTTGAAGCTGCCCAATTCTGCAAAGAAGCAGGAGCAAGAACAATGGTCTATGTTTCAAATGACGATACCCCAGTATGCAAGTTTGCAGATTACAAGTTCTATAGTTTTGCAGAAGATGATTGTCTGAGCGAAGCAATTTATTCTTATATGATTTTTGCTATTGCAAGGTTTATGAAAAATGCAGGTGAATTTCAGGACTATGACAAATTTATGGAAGAGTATGAACAGCTGACACCTTTTTTACTGAAGGCGAAAGAGCAGTATGAGCCTAAGGCTAAGCAGGTAGCTGAGAATTTGAAGGATGACACTTACCATATGGTTGTCGGTTCAGGAATGCTCTGGGGCGAGGCATATGATTATGCAATGTGTATCCTGGAAGAAATGCAGTGGCTGAAGACAAAATCAATCCATGCCGCGGAATTCTTCCATGGTACTTTGGAACTAGTTGAAAAAGACATGAGTATCATTATGCTGTACGGTGAAGATGAAACAGAACCTCTGATGGACAGAGTGAAGAAATTTGCTTCGACGATTACTGACCGAATTAACATATTCGATACTTCGGTTGTCGAGTTGCCATTCTCTTGTGCTGTATATAGGAAGATTGTATCTCCTCTTGTCATTTATGCAATCCTAGAGAGACTGAGTTGTTATTTGGAAGAAGTAAGGCACCATAAGCTGACGATCAGACGTTACTATCGGCAGATGGAATATTGA
- a CDS encoding carbohydrate ABC transporter permease, which yields MKRYNPIPRIVINLLVFFIVLAILVPIVWMYFGGFKTDTILFSSPWAMPQSFSFRNFVVAWNFCIGGNILNSIIYTVIGTAITVLLSSFAAFATVRFSFCLKAQYFVFIISGMMVASQSALIPIYKLLMSIHLYNTRIGLILPYVAYRIPFSFFLLWTYFSVLPIDVEESAYLEGAKIHQIFFKIVFPMSKAALITAIIESSRYIWNDFAFALVFTEDPSLKNIPLGLFALRSTTHTNWTVLLAGLGLSAVPMIVVYLSLQKYFINDVNAGSVKG from the coding sequence ATGAAGAGATATAATCCCATTCCACGGATTGTAATCAACTTGTTGGTTTTCTTTATTGTGCTTGCCATTTTGGTCCCGATTGTTTGGATGTACTTTGGTGGTTTCAAGACAGATACTATTCTGTTTTCCAGTCCTTGGGCAATGCCGCAGAGTTTTTCCTTCAGGAATTTTGTTGTTGCTTGGAATTTCTGTATTGGCGGAAATATTTTAAACAGCATCATATATACTGTAATAGGAACAGCAATCACTGTCTTGCTTTCAAGTTTTGCCGCTTTTGCTACGGTAAGGTTTTCCTTTTGTCTGAAAGCCCAATATTTTGTATTTATCATTTCAGGGATGATGGTTGCTTCCCAGAGTGCTCTTATCCCAATTTATAAGTTATTGATGAGTATACACTTGTACAATACAAGAATCGGATTGATTCTGCCATACGTTGCCTATCGTATTCCGTTTTCGTTTTTCTTGCTATGGACTTACTTCTCTGTTTTGCCAATTGACGTAGAAGAGTCGGCTTATCTGGAAGGAGCAAAGATACATCAGATATTTTTCAAGATTGTCTTTCCGATGAGCAAAGCTGCTCTTATTACAGCTATCATTGAAAGTTCTAGGTATATTTGGAATGATTTTGCTTTTGCTCTTGTATTTACAGAGGATCCTTCATTGAAGAATATACCTTTGGGCCTTTTTGCACTCAGGTCGACGACTCATACGAACTGGACCGTATTGTTGGCTGGTCTTGGCCTTTCGGCAGTACCGATGATTGTCGTGTATCTTTCACTGCAGAAATATTTCATCAATGACGTCAACGCAGGTTCAGTAAAGGGGTAA
- a CDS encoding HAD family phosphatase has protein sequence MVEAIIFDMDGVLIDSEPYHLSLDLELLRRHGIEMSKSEHDKIRGMDNLSFFKRVVAEHKLDVLPEQLLAEKNSMMLAALQYRFPHMPGIEDLTVLLKQLGLLVAVASSSYRVVVDYVLERLHWKHLVSCSVCGDEVTIAKPDPQIYVRTAAKLGVLPLSCAVVEDSTNGILSAKKAGMSVIAYCRDAVGGQQDVSLADFSIYSFDEIGKVLCRIV, from the coding sequence ATGGTAGAAGCAATTATTTTTGATATGGATGGCGTGCTTATTGATTCAGAGCCTTATCATCTTAGCTTGGATCTGGAATTGCTTAGAAGACATGGAATTGAAATGTCTAAATCAGAACATGATAAGATACGGGGAATGGATAATCTTTCTTTTTTCAAAAGGGTGGTTGCTGAACATAAATTAGATGTTTTACCAGAGCAATTGCTTGCCGAGAAAAACAGCATGATGCTGGCAGCCTTGCAATATAGGTTCCCACATATGCCTGGAATTGAGGATTTGACAGTCTTGCTCAAGCAATTGGGGTTACTGGTTGCTGTTGCTTCTTCTTCTTATAGAGTCGTAGTCGATTATGTATTGGAGAGGCTCCATTGGAAACATCTTGTTTCCTGTTCTGTGTGCGGGGATGAAGTTACCATTGCAAAACCTGATCCACAGATTTATGTAAGGACTGCTGCTAAACTTGGTGTCTTGCCCTTGTCCTGTGCAGTAGTCGAAGATTCAACCAATGGAATCTTATCTGCAAAAAAGGCTGGGATGAGTGTCATTGCCTACTGTAGGGATGCTGTTGGCGGGCAACAGGATGTCAGTCTTGCTGATTTTTCTATATACAGCTTCGATGAGATTGGAAAAGTTCTTTGCAGGATAGTGTAA
- a CDS encoding ABC transporter substrate-binding protein, which yields MKKMFVGMLLALLIPCSTVFANGSSEQSKTAGPVVLKFIHKFPEPQRLKCFNEIVAGFEEENPEIKIDMTAYGDEEIKDKTRVLLGSDQAPDVFFTWSGQRVQQYVDSSVALDITKYLDADPTWKDSFNQSMLNCTKKEGSYWGVPFDYSSKEMIYNKKIFAKYNISIPTTWKEFLAVCQTLKENDIIPIAVGNQYPWVICHYLTTLNTKLVPQQVLQDNYALKDSNFTDAGYVQAYDMLLDLYNKGYMNHDVNSCTYEMSESLVIEGKAAMCYDETQILSKYEEAMGDDWGYFDFPEIEGARGEKGYITGGPDVFMINSSTKYPEEAVKFIKYLTSKKVQAKICKDMAFLPVVKGAANSENSLPETLEIIKKNNDAPGIAEWLDCVLNQTVANEYLVGCQDVFNGVSPEKLMVNVSEVANQESN from the coding sequence ATGAAAAAAATGTTTGTAGGTATGTTGCTGGCTTTGCTTATTCCTTGTAGTACCGTATTTGCTAATGGGTCAAGTGAGCAATCAAAAACAGCAGGTCCTGTTGTTTTGAAGTTCATTCACAAGTTTCCCGAACCCCAGCGGCTGAAGTGTTTCAATGAAATCGTTGCTGGTTTTGAAGAGGAAAATCCTGAAATCAAGATTGATATGACCGCGTATGGTGATGAAGAAATAAAGGATAAGACAAGGGTATTGCTTGGAAGTGACCAGGCTCCAGATGTGTTCTTTACATGGAGCGGTCAGAGAGTACAACAGTATGTTGATTCCTCAGTTGCCTTGGATATAACCAAGTATCTTGATGCAGATCCTACATGGAAAGACAGCTTCAACCAATCGATGCTGAACTGTACAAAGAAAGAAGGGTCATATTGGGGTGTACCTTTTGACTATTCCTCCAAGGAAATGATTTACAACAAGAAGATTTTTGCCAAGTATAATATCAGTATTCCGACTACATGGAAAGAATTTCTTGCTGTCTGTCAGACACTTAAAGAAAACGATATCATTCCGATTGCAGTAGGTAACCAATATCCATGGGTTATCTGCCATTATCTGACTACTCTTAATACCAAGCTTGTCCCTCAACAAGTTCTTCAGGACAACTATGCGTTGAAAGATTCTAATTTTACCGATGCTGGATATGTCCAAGCATATGACATGTTGCTTGATTTATACAACAAAGGGTACATGAACCACGATGTAAATTCCTGTACCTATGAAATGTCTGAATCTTTGGTTATCGAAGGAAAGGCTGCCATGTGTTACGATGAAACCCAGATCCTATCTAAGTATGAAGAAGCGATGGGTGATGACTGGGGATATTTTGACTTTCCTGAAATTGAGGGTGCCAGAGGCGAGAAAGGTTATATTACCGGAGGACCCGATGTGTTCATGATTAATAGTTCTACCAAATATCCGGAAGAAGCAGTGAAGTTTATCAAATACCTTACTAGCAAGAAAGTACAGGCAAAAATCTGTAAGGATATGGCATTCCTGCCAGTTGTAAAGGGTGCAGCAAATTCTGAGAACTCGTTGCCTGAGACTCTGGAAATTATCAAGAAAAACAATGATGCTCCTGGTATTGCCGAATGGCTTGACTGCGTATTGAACCAGACTGTAGCCAATGAGTATCTGGTTGGATGTCAGGATGTATTTAACGGTGTAAGTCCTGAAAAGTTGATGGTAAATGTTTCTGAGGTAGCGAATCAAGAGAGTAACTAA
- a CDS encoding sugar ABC transporter permease: protein MTTIYKDKKILLFFTIPAFAFVALFIFYPSIMNFYYSLFRWASYSKKMKFVGLSNIRKLFADAVVWKAFANNVLYAVYSLVFQVCGGLVLAHVINLYLSERFARFSRVILFIPAVVSITAIGLLWMIIYSPSVGFLNPLLRLVGLGMIATDWLGNKETAMRAVIMVSQWQYLGEMVMLFTVGLQNVPKEIYDSSRVDGANGIQTFFHITIPMIKENILMNVTITIIGAFMVFDEVYVMTSGGPGRATEVLATLLYKTGFRMDKMGYASAISVLLFVITFLLSIIQLRTFNVKFKEGKEK, encoded by the coding sequence ATGACAACGATTTATAAAGACAAGAAAATACTGTTATTTTTTACGATACCGGCATTTGCTTTTGTAGCATTGTTCATTTTCTATCCATCGATAATGAATTTCTACTACAGTTTATTCCGGTGGGCGAGCTATTCGAAGAAGATGAAATTTGTTGGATTGAGCAACATACGAAAATTATTTGCTGATGCTGTTGTTTGGAAAGCATTTGCCAATAACGTGCTGTATGCTGTTTATTCCCTTGTATTTCAAGTCTGTGGTGGATTGGTTCTTGCCCATGTTATTAATCTGTATCTCAGCGAAAGGTTTGCAAGGTTTTCGCGAGTTATTCTTTTTATACCGGCTGTTGTTTCCATCACGGCGATCGGGTTGCTGTGGATGATCATTTATAGTCCGTCTGTCGGGTTCTTGAACCCTTTGCTTCGGCTTGTAGGATTGGGAATGATTGCTACGGATTGGTTGGGGAACAAGGAAACTGCCATGCGGGCTGTCATTATGGTTTCCCAATGGCAATATTTGGGGGAAATGGTCATGTTGTTTACTGTTGGATTGCAAAATGTTCCAAAGGAAATCTATGATTCTTCGCGGGTCGATGGAGCCAATGGTATACAGACTTTTTTCCATATTACCATTCCAATGATTAAGGAAAACATCCTTATGAATGTTACTATTACAATTATTGGTGCATTTATGGTGTTTGATGAGGTGTATGTCATGACTAGTGGTGGGCCTGGGCGAGCCACTGAAGTGTTGGCGACATTGCTGTATAAGACTGGTTTCCGGATGGACAAGATGGGGTATGCCAGTGCTATTTCCGTATTGTTGTTTGTTATAACTTTTCTTCTTTCAATCATTCAGCTGCGGACATTCAATGTCAAGTTCAAGGAGGGAAAGGAAAAATGA